One genomic segment of Anaerolineae bacterium includes these proteins:
- a CDS encoding Rid family detoxifying hydrolase, which translates to MKQVIRTERAPRPAGPYSQGIITSGRTLYIAGQGPADPATGQIPEGIEAQITRCLENVKAIVEAAGASMADVIKVNAYLKDMAHFSIYNEIYRRYFPEPYPARTTVQSDLPGFLIEIDAIVALPG; encoded by the coding sequence ATGAAACAGGTCATTCGCACCGAGCGAGCACCGCGTCCGGCCGGACCCTATTCGCAAGGAATCATTACCAGCGGACGTACGTTATACATCGCTGGTCAAGGTCCGGCCGATCCGGCTACAGGCCAGATCCCGGAAGGGATCGAGGCCCAGATCACGCGCTGTCTGGAGAACGTGAAGGCCATCGTGGAAGCCGCCGGCGCGTCCATGGCTGACGTGATCAAAGTGAACGCTTATCTGAAGGACATGGCTCATTTTTCGATCTATAACGAGATCTACCGACGATATTTCCCTGAGCCATATCCGGCACGCACGACTGTTCAGTCAGATCTGCCCGGCTTCTTGATCGAGATAGATGCCATCGTGGCGCTGCCCGGATGA
- a CDS encoding D-TA family PLP-dependent enzyme: MHRDDLDTPALTVDLDIMEDNIRRLQSYCDAHGLRLRPHIKTHKVPAIAYRQMRAGAQGIACQKLSEAEVFVAAGFDDILIPYNIVGPAKLERLARLMRQCHLIVAADSATTVHGLAQAAAIAGKPLDVILELEGEIQRTGIPTPEEAVTLARLIAKTPGLRYRGVMTYPSSPESAPRLQRFLEALTDAGLPPEIVSGGGTGAAYRSHEVPGLTEIRVGTYVYNDWTTVQRGLCTIEQCAQRVICTVVSRPTSDRAILDGGSKTFSNDGTFPMGHIVEHPEAVIYRLDEEHGYVDVSRCARKPEVGERVTVIPNHACAVTNLHDVVYGLRKDQVETIWPILARGKIT, encoded by the coding sequence ATGCACCGAGACGATCTGGACACGCCTGCGCTAACCGTTGACCTGGACATCATGGAGGACAACATTCGGCGACTCCAAAGCTATTGCGACGCTCACGGACTTCGTCTGCGCCCTCATATCAAGACGCATAAGGTGCCGGCCATCGCCTACCGACAGATGCGGGCGGGTGCACAGGGCATTGCTTGTCAGAAACTGAGCGAGGCTGAAGTCTTCGTTGCGGCTGGCTTCGATGATATTCTGATTCCGTACAACATCGTCGGGCCGGCCAAGCTGGAACGGCTGGCCCGTCTGATGCGCCAATGCCATCTGATCGTGGCCGCCGACTCTGCGACGACGGTGCATGGGCTAGCACAAGCCGCGGCAATAGCTGGCAAGCCGCTGGATGTGATCCTGGAACTGGAAGGTGAAATCCAACGGACGGGCATCCCTACGCCAGAAGAAGCAGTAACACTGGCTCGGCTAATCGCGAAGACGCCGGGATTGCGTTATCGCGGCGTGATGACTTACCCCAGCAGCCCGGAAAGCGCCCCGCGGCTGCAGAGGTTCCTCGAGGCACTGACCGATGCTGGATTGCCGCCTGAGATCGTGAGCGGCGGCGGCACTGGGGCGGCCTATCGGTCGCATGAGGTGCCGGGATTGACAGAGATCCGGGTGGGCACGTATGTATACAATGACTGGACCACTGTGCAGCGCGGCTTGTGCACAATAGAGCAATGCGCGCAGAGGGTGATCTGCACCGTTGTGAGTCGGCCTACGTCCGATCGGGCCATCCTGGACGGCGGCAGCAAGACCTTTTCCAACGATGGCACATTCCCGATGGGACATATCGTGGAGCATCCTGAAGCGGTTATCTATCGTCTCGACGAGGAGCACGGCTATGTGGATGTCAGCCGTTGTGCCCGTAAACCGGAGGTGGGCGAAAGGGTGACAGTGATCCCCAACCACGCCTGTGCAGTGACCAATTTGCATGATGTGGTCTACGGTCTGCGTAAGGATCAAGTGGAGACGATATGGCCGATTCTGGCGCGCGGAAAGATCACTTGA
- a CDS encoding ATP-binding protein, giving the protein MADSGARKDHLTNALSGPAQEAVKGEPHSALDLDAGVHRQKAELEKRARELSILLRIAQMAASSLESSALAQAVLNEVIQAFDAEVGAIFVRDDETGFLRMLGNFGLSPGFVQAFQAIPFDHPNALPARVARTGESLLVEDTAYLSSAVLPEFRAELPRMGLIAPLRARNSIIGTLAIGRLSDHPFTAQDLSLLTIVGQLIGVAIENAYLFARTQQQVQELSFLVDLSARLNSAYGIEETAEIALEAACALVKATQGALFLLDASRQVLQLGAHYHLPAQTVKWLQSQRLPLTTGLFQQVAEQARLVEISDATTEPRCQYAPGRTLREACYLPLQTGSRVIGILELEARLQSERVRRILYTLGDMAAVAIERARLISTLQHYADGLEAQVAARTEDLQRALARAQEADRLKSVFLSTISHELRTPLAAIKGFASTLLQEDVEWDPTTQREFLSIIERESDQLERLISQLLDISRLEAGILNIEQVACSLSEIVQGVASRLKVIARAHELQVHIPLDLPLVYADRQRIGQVLSNLVENAAKYAPPHTAIVISASAVEDQVQVSVSDQGAGIPPELRERIFDRFFRADPRDGRPGTGLGLAICQGIVEAHGGRIWVEGKPGQGSVFVFTLPIAQGPNGRGEGN; this is encoded by the coding sequence ATGGCCGATTCTGGCGCGCGGAAAGATCACTTGACAAATGCGTTGAGCGGCCCTGCTCAAGAGGCTGTGAAGGGCGAGCCTCACTCGGCCCTCGATTTGGACGCTGGTGTGCACCGTCAGAAGGCCGAGCTGGAGAAGCGCGCCCGTGAGCTTTCCATCTTGCTGCGGATCGCTCAGATGGCTGCATCTTCGTTAGAGTCATCTGCCCTCGCCCAGGCGGTGCTCAACGAAGTGATCCAGGCTTTCGACGCCGAAGTGGGTGCCATCTTTGTCCGTGATGATGAGACCGGCTTTCTGCGCATGTTGGGCAATTTTGGCCTTTCCCCAGGCTTCGTGCAGGCTTTTCAGGCTATCCCATTCGATCATCCCAATGCTCTGCCAGCGCGGGTGGCGCGTACTGGTGAGTCCTTGCTGGTGGAAGACACGGCCTACTTGTCGAGCGCCGTGCTCCCAGAGTTCCGGGCGGAACTCCCACGGATGGGCTTGATCGCCCCCCTCCGAGCGCGTAACTCCATCATCGGTACCCTCGCAATTGGACGCCTATCGGATCACCCCTTCACGGCTCAGGATCTCTCCCTGTTGACCATTGTTGGCCAACTGATTGGGGTGGCGATCGAGAATGCCTATCTCTTCGCGCGCACCCAACAGCAAGTGCAGGAGTTGAGCTTCCTGGTCGATCTGAGCGCCCGTCTGAACAGCGCCTACGGCATCGAGGAAACCGCTGAGATCGCTCTGGAGGCGGCTTGTGCCCTAGTCAAGGCCACGCAAGGGGCGCTTTTCTTGCTTGACGCCTCTCGTCAAGTACTGCAATTAGGCGCGCATTATCACTTGCCGGCCCAGACAGTAAAATGGCTCCAATCGCAGCGGCTGCCGTTAACAACTGGCCTTTTTCAACAGGTCGCCGAACAGGCCCGTCTGGTCGAGATATCAGATGCGACAACGGAGCCGCGCTGCCAGTATGCGCCGGGCCGCACCCTCCGAGAAGCATGTTATCTGCCGTTACAGACAGGAAGCCGCGTCATTGGCATTCTCGAGCTCGAAGCGCGGCTTCAGTCGGAAAGAGTGCGGCGCATCCTGTACACGCTGGGTGATATGGCTGCTGTAGCCATCGAGCGGGCTCGCCTGATCTCCACTTTGCAGCACTATGCTGATGGGTTAGAAGCTCAAGTGGCGGCGCGAACGGAGGATCTGCAGCGAGCGCTGGCACGTGCCCAGGAGGCAGATCGACTGAAGAGCGTGTTTTTGTCCACGATCTCTCACGAGCTGCGCACGCCCCTGGCTGCGATCAAGGGGTTCGCCTCCACACTGCTGCAGGAGGACGTCGAGTGGGACCCAACAACCCAGCGCGAGTTTCTCTCTATTATCGAGCGCGAAAGCGATCAGCTAGAGAGGTTGATCAGTCAGTTGCTGGATATATCCCGCCTGGAGGCCGGCATACTGAACATTGAACAGGTCGCCTGCAGCCTGAGCGAGATCGTGCAAGGAGTGGCCAGCCGGCTGAAAGTGATAGCCCGTGCTCACGAGCTGCAGGTGCATATCCCACTGGACTTGCCGCTGGTATACGCAGATCGGCAACGGATAGGACAGGTGCTCTCCAACCTGGTGGAAAACGCAGCCAAATATGCTCCGCCCCACACCGCCATCGTGATCAGCGCCTCCGCTGTTGAAGATCAGGTTCAGGTGAGCGTATCCGATCAGGGCGCTGGCATCCCGCCCGAACTGCGGGAGCGCATTTTCGATCGCTTTTTCCGGGCGGATCCTCGCGATGGACGCCCTGGGACGGGGTTAGGACTGGCAATCTGTCAAGGCATTGTGGAAGCTCACGGCGGCCGCATCTGGGTAGAAGGAAAGCCGGGGCAAGGTAGTGTGTTCGTGTTCACGCTTCCCATTGCCCAAGGTCCGAACGGAAGGGGAGAAGGGAATTGA
- a CDS encoding response regulator transcription factor: MREATILTVDDDPNLLRFLEVNLTRRGFQVIQASNGAEALEKFATQVPDLIILDLMMPEVDGWTVCRKIREISIVPIIVLSARGDEDGKVEALYLGADDYLTKPFGVQELLARVHAVLRRSTPAALERRISDRDIRLGPLKIDGEKHRVEWKGQSVHLTPTEYSLLYELASNAPRVLSHSELLTKIWGPEYEGAHHYVHIYVGRLRAKLGEQAIITTPGIGYRFGIRPLER; the protein is encoded by the coding sequence TTGAGAGAGGCTACGATTTTAACCGTGGACGATGATCCCAACCTGCTGCGCTTTCTAGAGGTGAATCTGACCCGGCGCGGATTTCAGGTGATTCAGGCCAGCAATGGCGCTGAGGCGCTCGAAAAGTTCGCCACCCAGGTGCCAGACTTGATCATTCTGGACTTAATGATGCCGGAGGTAGATGGTTGGACGGTATGTCGCAAAATCCGAGAGATCTCTATCGTGCCGATCATCGTCCTCAGCGCACGTGGGGACGAGGATGGCAAGGTAGAGGCTCTATATCTGGGGGCAGATGACTATCTAACGAAGCCATTTGGTGTACAGGAGCTTCTGGCGCGTGTACATGCTGTGCTTCGCCGCTCCACGCCGGCCGCGCTCGAGCGGCGGATCAGCGATCGAGACATTCGGCTAGGGCCGTTAAAAATTGACGGCGAGAAGCATCGAGTGGAATGGAAGGGACAATCGGTCCACCTTACGCCGACCGAGTATAGCTTGCTATATGAGCTTGCCAGCAATGCCCCTCGTGTCCTCTCACACAGTGAGCTGTTGACCAAAATCTGGGGGCCGGAGTACGAGGGGGCCCATCACTACGTGCACATCTACGTGGGACGGCTCCGCGCTAAGCTAGGGGAACAGGCCATCATCACCACGCCAGGCATTGGCTATCGGTTTGGCATCCGTCCGCTGGAACGATGA